The genomic region CGGAGCATACATGAAAATGGGACTGTCACAGATGTTGTCAAACTCATCGATCAGAGGAGTTGTCGGGCTTTCTATCCTATGGTCTTCAGGCACGATGTCCAAGTAACATGGTGGAGCTAAAGAGACAAACAAATTCTTTAGATCATGGTTTGGCTAAATGATTTTAAcaaattaaaaacattaaaaaaaagcactATTTACCTTCCGGAGTTCCAGGTATGTTTAATTCAACCCAGCTCATTTCAGAGCTTGCCTGACTGGCCATGCTTGAGGTGCGGCTGCTAAGACCAGATGAGCTGCTGCCAATCACAAGGGGCAAATCGAGAATGACCTTTTTTGCTCCAGGAACACTGACATAAACCTGTAATGAATTATTTCATTAGAGTAATGTGTGATATTTTGTTAAGATGTTTTGAGGTTATAGGgaaactaaaaatatatatatatatatatatatatggaggaactACGTACCAGTAAGGAGTACTCCACTCGCATGATGTTACACCCAAGGATGGATGGCTTGATCTTTGGTATACGGATGCTCTTTCCCCTCCAAGAGTCTGTCATTCCAGAGATTATGTGATTTCCTCTGACACTGCAGAGCTTTTGGGTGAAGATTTTGGTTAGGCCATTGGCCAAATAAGTGTGCTTTGAGACAATGGCAGCTTTGGGGACCACAATACGGGAGCAGGTATTTTCAAAGTCAGCAGAGATGCAGATGTCATCACCTAAAACAGCAGAAAAAGCAAAAACCATTAGGCCATAACCCAGTAACTAAGCAATTCTAAAAAGACAACCAGAGGTGCTGTCCTCAGCAATTCCCTACTTCAATTATATGgataataaaaactgcaagagGCAACTCACCTTCACAAAATCCTTTGCGGTTAATACTGGCACTCATGGAGATGTGTCCATCAGGAATGAACAAGCAGGTCATCTTCTTGTGCTTCTTGCCAGAAATAGGAGACTGTAACATGACAAAAATCTGGTTAGTCTTAGTTCACTGGTCAGATAAACTAGCAGAACAGATTACAGTCTAATAACGTTGACATCTTGACTTGTGCCGTTAATATGCCAACTATATTACTAAATTACACTAGAATTTACTAGAAACTTTGGCCTTGCACAAGTTAATTAGATACCACGACTACATGAAAAAGCAGCTTCTGTACAACTTGTCTGTCTGTAATATAGACTGAAAAATGCAGAGACACCTTAGTAAAGCATACAACAGAAAATATAACACTTACCAATAAATCTGGAGTGTTAACATCCACAAAGTCAACCACTTCGAAATTCTTCCGCACCTCCTGAGCTGGATGTGATGGACGTTCAAGGAATGCTTTGACCCAATATTTTACAGATCCATACTTTCCCTTGAAAGTGGTACCCAAAGGCCTGGAGAAGGATAGAGAAGCCAGGTTAGTCCAACTGCATTATATTCAACATATGACACATCGCACCCTACTGCTGGTGTACAAGATAACTCacccctgaggaagctcaaatCCAAACTTGTACTCGTATTTGTTGCCAGGTCTTAGGATTACAGAGCCATCAGAAtctgcaaaaataaaacaattattaTAAGTTTGTCAATATTACAGCAGCTTTCATTGCATACCAGTAAATGACATTTAGAGCACAGTAACCTCTTCTGAATCTGGAACAACAGCTGGACCTGAATAGTCAAAATTCTGCCACTACACCAGTGTGTTCTGCCAAaggcctctgggggggggggggaatcctaaATCTGATCAGTGCGGTGTCACCGCATCATGTTTTATGTACAGTGCGTAATACAGTACTGAGCTCACCCTCTCGGCACGGACAAGGAGTTTCATGCCAAGACCTGCTGCTTGTACCAAGAACCTGCACTAAGGAGCGAACGCAGATCCCGTAAAAGGCAAAAACTTAACCTCACATTTTCAAAAAGATATTTGGTTTTGTCAATTTATAGCTTCCAAATATCTATAGCTGTGGACTCTTAAAAGAGGGGGGTGGGAATTTCATGTGAACtaagacaatatatatatatatatatatatatatatatatatatatatatatatatatacatactctcCGTATACAAGGTTATACAGCCATTATACAATCATTCACATGTAGACGAGGCCCCAGATGCAGTACATTCTGAGACT from Hyla sarda isolate aHylSar1 chromosome 11, aHylSar1.hap1, whole genome shotgun sequence harbors:
- the TXNIP gene encoding thioredoxin-interacting protein, which codes for MVVFKKIKCFEVVFTEPDKVYCGGDKVTGKVLVEVCEVTRVTAVRVLACGVAKVLWSSGSQHCKQAMEYMRYEDTLHMEDQPTDSDGSVILRPGNKYEYKFGFELPQGPLGTTFKGKYGSVKYWVKAFLERPSHPAQEVRKNFEVVDFVDVNTPDLLSPISGKKHKKMTCLFIPDGHISMSASINRKGFCEGDDICISADFENTCSRIVVPKAAIVSKHTYLANGLTKIFTQKLCSVRGNHIISGMTDSWRGKSIRIPKIKPSILGCNIMRVEYSLLVYVSVPGAKKVILDLPLVIGSSSSGLSSRTSSMASQASSEMSWVELNIPGTPEAPPCYLDIVPEDHRIESPTTPLIDEFDNICDSPIFMYAPEFKFMPPPTYTEVDVNKNTCGH